One genomic segment of Streptomyces sp. NBC_00239 includes these proteins:
- a CDS encoding nuclease-related domain-containing protein, whose product MRGLRVTPAGRHGRGLLYVTAADGRAVAWYDRDAGRISLLAERDSDAVLAALRPYLTGTWTIGPPPVPTAAELARLALRPDDDLAPNRPGELLLGDLEHDGAGARSRLRRRPLLQAQQQFGAELDTLEGAGWRVLHAVPLPGRDRIDHLLIGPGGVFAVRTATARGRRASVGDLLLSVARTEPEAEPRRARQAADRAGRALATAVLPALAVIDAAGLSVAATQREVRILREGAAAALAGLTGVLKPAETDALYATARDRRSWLRA is encoded by the coding sequence ATGCGCGGACTGCGTGTGACACCGGCCGGACGACACGGCCGGGGCCTGCTGTACGTGACCGCGGCCGACGGCCGCGCCGTGGCCTGGTACGACCGCGATGCCGGGCGGATCAGCCTGCTCGCGGAACGGGACTCCGACGCGGTGCTCGCCGCGCTGCGCCCGTACCTCACCGGCACCTGGACCATCGGCCCGCCGCCCGTGCCGACGGCCGCCGAACTCGCCCGGCTCGCCCTGCGCCCGGACGACGACCTCGCCCCCAACCGGCCCGGCGAACTCCTCCTCGGCGACCTCGAACACGACGGCGCGGGCGCCCGCTCCCGGCTCCGCCGGCGGCCCCTGCTCCAGGCACAGCAGCAGTTCGGCGCGGAGCTCGACACCCTCGAAGGGGCCGGCTGGCGGGTCCTGCACGCCGTGCCGCTGCCCGGCCGGGACCGCATCGACCACCTGCTGATCGGGCCGGGCGGGGTGTTCGCCGTACGGACCGCCACCGCCCGCGGCCGGCGCGCCTCGGTGGGCGACCTGCTGTTGTCGGTGGCCCGCACCGAGCCCGAAGCGGAGCCGCGCCGCGCCCGACAGGCCGCCGACCGGGCCGGGCGCGCGCTGGCCACGGCGGTGCTCCCGGCACTGGCCGTGATCGACGCCGCCGGCCTGTCGGTGGCCGCCACCCAGCGCGAGGTCCGCATCCTGCGCGAGGGCGCGGCGGCCGCCCTGGCCGGCCTGACCGGCGTCCTGAAACCCGCGGAGACAGACGCCCTCTACGCCACGGCCCGCGACCGCCGCAGCTGGTTGCGGGCGTAG
- a CDS encoding HAMP domain-containing sensor histidine kinase encodes MRFRLPAWTATLTWKSACFIVVMCCTLAAVLGGLVHVEVTRQTVHTAREKALAKLTDTARAYEAGDPLPHGSGIDPAGLPHALRELAAGGSRGTAVAMLDGVPTMWAAGPADGRALATTIDYSQSASTISGLDNAIIGSSVLAIGLTLLVGAFAVTRVTRRLHQTALVARRISQGDLDARVDDPRAKDPGRYPDEVTTVAGALDTMASTLQAKLLSEQRFTADVAHELRTPLTGLSAAAELLPESRPTEMVRERVRTMRQLTEDLLEISRLDSGSERLETDLHRLGPLAERAARAAGRPTEVAVVRDLYVETDRRRLERVLGNLVANAHKHGREPVVLTVDGPVVSVRDHGDGYPEYLVAHGPQRFRTEAGAGGKGHGLGLTIAVGQAEVIGADLVFRNAPDGGALAVLTLPLPPPHPPTPPT; translated from the coding sequence ATGAGGTTCCGGCTGCCCGCCTGGACGGCGACCCTCACCTGGAAGTCCGCCTGCTTCATCGTCGTGATGTGCTGCACGCTGGCGGCCGTACTCGGCGGGCTCGTGCACGTCGAAGTGACCCGGCAGACCGTCCACACGGCCCGCGAGAAGGCACTCGCCAAACTGACGGACACGGCCCGCGCGTACGAGGCGGGCGACCCGCTGCCGCACGGCTCCGGCATCGACCCGGCGGGCCTGCCGCACGCGCTGCGCGAACTCGCGGCCGGCGGCAGCCGCGGTACGGCCGTCGCCATGCTGGACGGGGTCCCGACCATGTGGGCGGCCGGCCCCGCCGACGGCCGGGCGCTCGCCACCACCATCGACTACAGCCAGAGCGCGAGCACGATCAGCGGCCTCGACAACGCGATCATCGGCTCGTCCGTGCTGGCCATCGGCCTGACCCTGCTGGTCGGCGCCTTCGCGGTCACCCGCGTCACCCGGCGGCTGCACCAGACCGCCCTGGTGGCACGCCGGATCAGCCAGGGCGACCTGGACGCGCGGGTCGACGACCCCCGCGCGAAGGACCCCGGCCGGTACCCGGACGAGGTGACCACGGTGGCGGGCGCCCTGGACACGATGGCCTCGACCCTCCAGGCCAAGCTGCTGAGCGAGCAGCGGTTCACCGCCGACGTGGCGCACGAGCTGCGGACCCCGCTGACCGGCCTGTCGGCCGCGGCGGAGCTGCTGCCGGAGAGCCGGCCGACCGAGATGGTCCGCGAACGGGTACGCACCATGCGGCAGCTGACCGAGGACCTGCTGGAGATCTCCCGGCTGGACTCGGGCAGCGAGCGCCTGGAGACCGACCTGCACAGGCTGGGGCCGCTGGCTGAACGGGCGGCCCGGGCCGCGGGCCGGCCCACCGAGGTCGCCGTGGTCCGGGACCTGTACGTCGAGACCGACCGGCGGCGCCTGGAGCGGGTGCTGGGCAACCTGGTGGCCAACGCGCACAAGCACGGGCGGGAGCCGGTGGTCCTGACGGTGGACGGGCCGGTGGTGTCGGTCCGCGACCACGGTGACGGCTATCCGGAGTACCTGGTGGCGCACGGGCCGCAGCGGTTCCGCACCGAGGCGGGGGCGGGGGGCAAGGGGCACGGGCTGGGGCTGACCATTGCCGTGGGGCAGGCGGAGGTGATCGGTGCGGATCTGGTCTTCCGCAACGCCCCCGACGGCGGCGCCCTCGCCGTCCTCACCCTCCCCCTCCCACCGCCACACCCCCCAACACCCCCCACCTGA
- a CDS encoding SHOCT domain-containing protein translates to MFIRPVHPEVHPTTRPPGAPLLRGLLASGVYVWNGKAGGAAGPEGAPVPGGGAPEAGAASGAGSASGPASASGPASGPASGPAPASGAGAAPGGLAGQLASLAGLAREGLLTPEEFATAKSRLLGPP, encoded by the coding sequence ATGTTCATCCGCCCCGTCCACCCCGAAGTCCACCCCACCACCCGCCCACCCGGCGCCCCACTGCTGCGGGGGCTGCTCGCGAGCGGCGTGTACGTCTGGAACGGCAAGGCCGGGGGCGCCGCCGGTCCTGAGGGCGCGCCGGTGCCTGGGGGCGGGGCGCCCGAGGCCGGGGCCGCGTCCGGGGCCGGATCTGCGTCTGGGCCCGCGTCCGCGTCCGGGCCCGCGTCCGGGCCCGCGTCCGGGCCTGCGCCCGCGTCCGGGGCCGGCGCGGCGCCGGGCGGTCTGGCCGGGCAGCTGGCCAGCCTGGCGGGCCTGGCTCGCGAAGGGCTCCTCACCCCGGAGGAATTCGCCACAGCCAAGTCCCGCCTCCTCGGCCCGCCCTGA
- a CDS encoding DUF6325 family protein, with product MGPVEFIVLAFPEEQLRVQAVSAVMGLRKTGNVRLIDALVATKTAAGEVRAAELDEFVELQGLLTGREAAPLIGPEDVAEAADLLERGSCALLVLVEHVWAEDAAVAVRAAGGRIAGSVRIPADRLEQVRTAKGLVR from the coding sequence ATGGGGCCTGTGGAGTTCATCGTTCTCGCCTTCCCCGAAGAGCAGCTGCGCGTCCAGGCCGTCTCCGCCGTCATGGGGCTGCGCAAGACCGGGAACGTACGCCTGATCGACGCGCTCGTGGCCACCAAGACCGCGGCGGGCGAGGTGCGGGCGGCCGAACTCGACGAGTTCGTCGAACTGCAGGGTCTGCTGACGGGCCGTGAGGCCGCCCCGCTCATCGGCCCCGAAGACGTGGCGGAGGCCGCCGACCTGCTGGAACGCGGCAGCTGCGCGCTGCTCGTCCTCGTCGAACACGTGTGGGCCGAGGACGCGGCGGTGGCCGTACGGGCGGCCGGCGGCCGGATCGCCGGCTCCGTCCGCATCCCGGCCGACCGGCTGGAACAGGTCCGCACGGCGAAAGGCCTGGTCCGCTGA
- a CDS encoding FtsW/RodA/SpoVE family cell cycle protein, translated as MTAKAADPASPDAHRPRRRGTELALLAGAVVIVLLGHVYAGLATRGHLPPDTSRYAAALGTAALLAHLAVRFCAPYADPLLLPIAVLLNGLGLVLISRLDLETPGQIAARTQLIWSALGLALFAAVVVLLRDHRVLQRYAYLSVAAALLLMLAPVLFPPVNGAHIWIRVGGLSFQPGEFAKVLLALFFATYLAANRTALALTGRPVIGRLRLLPGRVLAPILAIWLLSVGVLVLERDLGTSLLFFGLFVIMLFVATGRIGWIAVGLLLAGLGAYAVGTFEPHVHSRVEDWLNPFASIEEGRGPGQLAQSLFAFGAGELLGTGLGHGHSILIGFAAKSDFILATAGEELGFAGLAAILLLYGLLVARGFGAGLALRDPFGRLLATGLASIVALQVFVITGGVTGLIPLTGMAMPFLAQGGSSVVTNWVIVALLIRLSDCARRPEPDPGARPEPPPTLVGPPGARPTGPQPGAAGDADPDAAGEGPR; from the coding sequence ATGACGGCAAAGGCGGCGGACCCCGCATCGCCCGACGCGCACCGCCCCCGGCGCAGAGGGACCGAACTGGCCCTCCTCGCGGGCGCCGTCGTGATCGTCCTCCTCGGTCACGTCTACGCCGGCCTCGCCACGCGCGGCCACCTGCCCCCGGACACCTCCCGGTACGCGGCCGCCCTCGGCACCGCCGCCCTGCTCGCGCACCTCGCCGTGCGGTTCTGCGCCCCGTACGCGGATCCGCTGCTGCTGCCCATCGCGGTCCTGCTGAACGGGCTCGGGCTGGTGCTGATCTCGCGGCTCGACCTGGAGACCCCGGGTCAGATCGCCGCCCGCACCCAGCTGATCTGGTCGGCGCTGGGCCTGGCGCTGTTCGCCGCGGTCGTGGTGCTGCTGCGCGACCACCGGGTGCTCCAGCGGTACGCGTACCTGTCGGTGGCCGCGGCGCTGCTGCTGATGCTGGCGCCGGTGCTGTTCCCGCCGGTGAACGGGGCGCACATCTGGATCCGGGTGGGCGGCCTGTCCTTCCAGCCCGGCGAGTTCGCCAAGGTGCTGCTGGCCCTGTTCTTCGCGACGTACCTGGCCGCGAACCGCACTGCGCTCGCGCTGACCGGCCGGCCCGTGATCGGCCGGCTGCGCCTGCTGCCGGGCCGAGTGCTGGCGCCGATCCTGGCGATCTGGCTGCTCAGCGTGGGGGTGCTGGTCCTGGAGCGGGACCTGGGCACCTCGCTGCTCTTCTTCGGCCTGTTCGTGATCATGCTGTTCGTGGCCACCGGCCGGATCGGCTGGATCGCGGTGGGGCTGCTGCTCGCGGGCCTCGGCGCGTACGCGGTGGGCACCTTCGAACCGCACGTGCACAGCCGGGTCGAGGACTGGCTGAATCCTTTCGCCTCCATCGAGGAGGGCCGCGGCCCCGGCCAGCTGGCCCAGTCGCTCTTCGCGTTCGGCGCGGGCGAGCTGCTCGGCACCGGCCTCGGGCACGGCCATTCCATCCTGATCGGCTTCGCCGCCAAGTCCGACTTCATCCTGGCCACGGCCGGCGAGGAGCTCGGATTCGCCGGGCTCGCCGCGATCCTCCTGCTGTACGGGCTGCTGGTCGCGCGCGGGTTCGGGGCGGGGCTCGCGCTGCGGGATCCGTTCGGTCGGCTGCTGGCGACCGGGCTCGCCTCGATCGTGGCCCTCCAGGTGTTCGTGATCACCGGCGGGGTGACCGGGCTGATCCCGCTGACCGGCATGGCGATGCCGTTCCTCGCCCAGGGCGGCTCCTCGGTGGTCACCAACTGGGTCATCGTCGCCCTGTTGATCCGGCTCAGCGACTGCGCCCGCCGACCGGAGCCCGATCCGGGGGCACGGCCGGAGCCGCCGCCGACCCTCGTGGGGCCGCCGGGGGCGCGGCCCACGGGCCCGCAGCCGGGCGCCGCCGGGGACGCGGACCCGGACGCGGCCGGGGAGGGACCCCGGTGA
- a CDS encoding penicillin-binding transpeptidase domain-containing protein has translation MIRYIRWSAGFCALLLAALLLNAVRVQGAEAGALAANPANKRSAIARYAKPRGDILVDGTPVTGSKDSGQLLRFERTYLDGPLYAPVTGFASQVYGTSFVERAEDGILSGTDPGLSLVPLWNDVLRRRPPGGDAQTTVRGAMQRAGYEGLAGRRGAVAALEPATGRILALVSSPSYDPEVLSGTGARVKEAWARLNADPARPMLNRALRETYPPGSTFKIVTAAAALDAGVVTDVGAPTDTPDPYPLPGTSTLLPNAGKGCADASMAEAIQWSCNTVMAKIGVRVGLRGMVEAAERFGFNNGGLRVPSWASRSGFDTDMSPDQLALSSIGQFNTRATPLQMAMVAAAVANGGELTYPYLVERTTEDDGDQVRRNSRRSLGRAMNPATALRLQQLMVQVVEDGTGRNAAIPGAEVGGKTGTAQHGLGNTGTPYAWFIAWARAEGAPLPAVAVAVVVEDAEANRGDISGNSSAAPIARAVMAAALAGPDGEPDSGAGTDRTASPRPDGRPPT, from the coding sequence GTGATCCGCTACATCCGCTGGTCGGCCGGCTTCTGCGCGCTGCTGCTGGCCGCGCTGCTCCTCAACGCCGTCCGGGTGCAGGGGGCCGAGGCCGGCGCCCTCGCCGCCAACCCCGCCAACAAGCGCTCCGCGATCGCCCGTTACGCCAAGCCTCGCGGGGACATCCTCGTCGACGGCACGCCGGTCACCGGATCCAAGGACAGCGGCCAGCTGCTGCGCTTCGAGCGGACCTACCTCGACGGCCCGCTGTACGCACCGGTCACCGGCTTCGCCTCGCAGGTCTACGGGACGAGCTTCGTCGAGCGCGCCGAGGACGGCATCCTGTCCGGCACCGACCCGGGCCTGTCCCTCGTCCCGCTGTGGAACGACGTCCTGCGCCGGCGCCCGCCGGGCGGGGACGCGCAGACCACCGTCCGCGGCGCGATGCAGCGCGCCGGGTACGAGGGCCTGGCCGGCCGCCGGGGCGCGGTCGCCGCGCTGGAGCCCGCCACGGGCCGGATCCTCGCGCTGGTGAGCAGCCCCTCGTACGACCCGGAGGTGCTGTCGGGGACGGGGGCCCGGGTGAAGGAGGCGTGGGCCCGGCTGAACGCGGACCCGGCCCGGCCGATGCTGAACCGGGCGCTGCGCGAGACGTACCCGCCCGGCTCCACGTTCAAGATCGTGACGGCGGCGGCCGCGCTGGACGCGGGGGTGGTGACGGACGTGGGGGCGCCGACCGACACGCCCGACCCGTATCCGCTCCCCGGCACCAGCACCCTGCTGCCGAACGCGGGCAAGGGGTGCGCGGACGCGTCGATGGCCGAGGCGATCCAGTGGTCCTGCAACACGGTGATGGCGAAGATCGGCGTGCGGGTCGGGCTGCGGGGGATGGTCGAGGCGGCGGAACGATTCGGCTTCAACAACGGGGGGCTGCGGGTGCCCTCCTGGGCGTCCCGTTCCGGTTTCGACACCGACATGAGCCCGGACCAGCTGGCGCTGTCCTCGATCGGGCAGTTCAACACGCGGGCCACGCCGCTCCAGATGGCGATGGTCGCGGCGGCCGTGGCGAACGGCGGCGAGCTGACGTACCCGTACCTGGTGGAGCGGACCACCGAGGACGACGGCGACCAGGTGCGCCGGAATTCCCGGCGCAGCCTGGGCCGGGCGATGAACCCGGCGACCGCGCTGCGGCTCCAGCAGCTGATGGTGCAGGTCGTGGAGGACGGTACGGGCCGCAACGCGGCGATCCCCGGCGCCGAGGTGGGCGGCAAGACGGGCACCGCGCAGCACGGGCTGGGCAACACCGGGACGCCGTACGCGTGGTTCATCGCGTGGGCACGGGCGGAGGGCGCGCCGCTGCCGGCGGTCGCGGTGGCGGTGGTCGTCGAGGACGCGGAGGCCAACCGCGGGGACATCAGCGGCAACAGCAGCGCGGCGCCGATCGCCCGGGCGGTGATGGCGGCGGCCCTGGCCGGACCGGACGGCGAACCGGATTCGGGGGCAGGGACAGACCGGACGGCAAGTCCCCGACCCGACGGCAGGCCCCCGACCTGA
- a CDS encoding DUF3291 domain-containing protein — protein MSDAHAPAPAPAPAPGIEPAFQLAQVNIGRIKYPTDAPEFKDFMDGLEPVNAVADRADGFVWRLQSESGDATDYRVLDDDKMMINMSVWRDADSLTAFMYQGLHRELLARRREWFEHLKEAVTALWWVPAGHRPTVAEAEQRVLHLREHGPTPHSFTLRTSFPPPAAAES, from the coding sequence ATGAGCGATGCGCACGCCCCCGCCCCCGCCCCCGCCCCCGCCCCCGGCATCGAGCCCGCGTTCCAGCTGGCCCAGGTCAACATAGGACGGATCAAGTACCCGACGGACGCACCCGAGTTCAAGGACTTCATGGACGGGCTGGAGCCCGTGAACGCGGTGGCCGACCGGGCCGACGGTTTCGTCTGGCGCCTGCAGTCCGAGTCCGGCGACGCGACCGACTACCGCGTGCTCGACGACGACAAGATGATGATCAACATGTCGGTGTGGCGGGACGCCGACTCCCTGACCGCCTTCATGTACCAAGGCCTGCACCGGGAGCTCCTGGCCCGCCGGCGCGAGTGGTTCGAGCACCTGAAGGAGGCGGTCACCGCCCTGTGGTGGGTGCCCGCCGGGCACCGGCCGACGGTCGCGGAGGCCGAGCAGCGCGTCCTGCACCTGCGCGAGCACGGCCCCACCCCGCACTCCTTCACCCTGCGGACCTCGTTCCCGCCGCCCGCCGCCGCGGAGAGCTGA
- a CDS encoding AurF N-oxygenase family protein has product MTTVTPAGPGTPAGLSGRPALRDALGLLKDREEVAERLLDSSAKHSFDPDKELDWDAPPVDGKWYWPPELVSLYGTPLWKKMAEEQRMELARHEAAALASIGVWFEIILMQLLVRHIYDKPLTSKHVRYALTEIADECRHSMMFARMIERHGTPAYPVSKLNHNLGRLLKTVSTTPGSFACTLLGEEVLDWMQRLTFPDERIQPLVRGVTRIHVIEEARHVRYAREELRRQMVTAPRWEQELTRISCGEAARVFSIAFVNPQVYANIGLDRREAVAQVKASGHRREVMQTGAKRLTDFLDDIGVLRGVGRKLWQRSGLLA; this is encoded by the coding sequence ATGACCACCGTGACCCCCGCCGGCCCCGGCACGCCCGCGGGCCTCTCCGGCCGCCCCGCCCTGCGGGACGCGCTCGGGTTGCTCAAGGACCGCGAAGAGGTCGCCGAGCGGCTTCTCGACTCCTCCGCGAAGCACTCCTTCGACCCCGACAAGGAGCTGGACTGGGACGCCCCGCCCGTCGACGGCAAGTGGTACTGGCCACCGGAGCTGGTCTCGCTCTACGGCACCCCGCTGTGGAAGAAGATGGCCGAGGAGCAGCGCATGGAGCTGGCCCGGCACGAGGCCGCCGCGCTCGCCTCCATCGGCGTGTGGTTCGAGATCATCCTGATGCAGCTGCTCGTCCGGCACATCTACGACAAGCCCCTGACCAGCAAGCACGTCCGCTACGCCCTCACCGAGATAGCCGACGAGTGCCGCCACTCGATGATGTTCGCCCGGATGATCGAGCGCCACGGCACCCCCGCGTACCCGGTCTCGAAGCTCAACCACAACCTGGGCCGGCTCCTCAAGACCGTGTCCACCACCCCCGGTTCCTTCGCCTGCACCCTCCTCGGCGAGGAGGTGCTCGACTGGATGCAGCGGCTGACCTTCCCCGACGAGCGGATCCAGCCGCTGGTGCGCGGGGTCACCCGGATCCACGTCATCGAGGAGGCCCGGCACGTGCGGTACGCCCGCGAGGAGCTGCGCCGCCAGATGGTCACCGCGCCGCGCTGGGAGCAGGAACTGACCCGCATCAGCTGCGGCGAGGCCGCCCGGGTCTTCTCGATCGCCTTCGTGAACCCGCAGGTCTACGCGAACATCGGGCTGGACCGGCGGGAGGCCGTCGCCCAGGTGAAGGCGAGCGGGCACCGCCGCGAGGTGATGCAGACCGGCGCCAAGCGGCTGACCGACTTCCTCGACGACATCGGCGTACTGCGCGGAGTGGGCCGCAAGTTGTGGCAGCGGTCGGGACTCCTGGCCTGA
- a CDS encoding TetR/AcrR family transcriptional regulator: MTRTTPTRTYRRLSVEERRGQLLETALQLFAHRAPEDVSLDDVAEAAGVSRPLVYRYFPGGKQQLYEAALRSAAEELTLCFAEPQAGPLTRRLSRALDRYLAFVDGHDAGFSALLQGGSVVETSRTTATVDGIRRSAAEQILVHLAVPEPGPRLRMMVRTWITAVEAASLIWLDEGKQPPLPELRDWLVDQFVALLTATAATDPQTADAARAALALESAQGPVGVLARRVMPVVAEAAHLL, from the coding sequence ATGACCAGGACCACGCCGACTCGGACGTACCGCCGGTTGAGCGTCGAGGAGCGGCGGGGCCAGCTCCTGGAGACGGCCCTGCAGCTCTTCGCGCACCGCGCCCCCGAGGACGTCTCGCTGGACGACGTCGCCGAGGCGGCCGGGGTCTCCCGGCCGCTGGTGTACCGGTACTTCCCGGGCGGCAAGCAGCAGTTGTACGAGGCCGCCCTGCGCTCGGCCGCGGAGGAGCTCACGCTGTGCTTCGCCGAGCCGCAGGCCGGTCCGCTGACGCGGCGGCTGTCCCGGGCCCTGGACCGCTACCTGGCGTTCGTGGACGGGCACGACGCGGGCTTCAGCGCGCTGCTGCAGGGCGGCAGCGTCGTGGAGACCTCGCGGACCACGGCGACCGTGGACGGGATCCGGCGCTCCGCGGCCGAGCAGATCCTCGTGCACCTGGCGGTCCCGGAGCCGGGGCCGCGGCTGCGGATGATGGTCCGCACCTGGATCACGGCAGTCGAGGCGGCGTCCCTGATCTGGCTCGACGAGGGCAAGCAGCCGCCGCTGCCGGAGCTGCGCGACTGGCTGGTGGACCAGTTCGTCGCGCTGCTCACGGCGACCGCGGCGACGGACCCGCAGACGGCCGACGCGGCGCGGGCCGCGCTGGCGCTGGAGTCCGCGCAGGGGCCGGTCGGCGTGCTGGCCCGCCGGGTGATGCCGGTCGTCGCGGAGGCCGCCCACCTACTCTGA
- a CDS encoding C40 family peptidase produces MSRRLLRTACVAAATAAALVTAVPLPAAADPADPPETTAGTDTAPDDTHASTGAGAAGEQDIGTLLTRLQGLYQRAEEAAEAYNGTAAALKARAADERRLGGALGKARNVLGIERAQAGRLAREQYQGAGGFSPYARMLLSGDPGQAFDQGRLAGREARHRAAVLARLAGAEKQADALATEARKALDSQQLLVTRQKKQRDEVVRQLGEVQKLLATLTAEQLSRLAARERADDAEAQRALEASGRLGSPTGSGRTSGPGDPGGPGSGGDPDGSDGSGGSGRADGGSGGDADSPGAPGSPGPAAGRPGVAVRTPTAAGGAAVTYAAAQLGKPYVWGAEGPASFDCSGLTSQAWAHAGRPIPRTSQEQWAQLPRVPLDQLRPGDLVVYFPKATHVAIYLGDGKVVQAPRPGARVKVSPIAANPLLGAVRPDPLGQPLPAASYTPPRLPGEAAAGDDSGYASESAPAEAAEAEAGSGSGSGSGSEPEADAEADTSAR; encoded by the coding sequence ATGTCACGAAGACTGCTGCGTACGGCCTGTGTGGCCGCCGCGACCGCCGCCGCCCTCGTCACGGCGGTCCCACTGCCCGCCGCTGCCGACCCGGCGGACCCGCCGGAGACCACCGCGGGCACGGACACGGCACCCGATGACACGCATGCGAGTACGGGCGCGGGGGCCGCGGGCGAGCAGGACATCGGGACGCTGCTGACCCGGTTGCAGGGGCTCTACCAGCGCGCCGAGGAGGCCGCCGAGGCCTACAACGGGACCGCGGCCGCGCTGAAGGCCCGCGCGGCGGACGAGCGCCGGCTGGGCGGGGCCCTCGGCAAGGCCCGCAACGTCCTCGGCATAGAGCGCGCGCAGGCCGGGCGGCTGGCCCGCGAGCAGTACCAGGGGGCCGGCGGCTTCTCCCCGTACGCCCGGATGCTGCTCTCCGGGGATCCCGGGCAGGCTTTCGACCAGGGCCGGCTGGCCGGGCGGGAGGCCCGGCACCGGGCCGCCGTGCTCGCCCGACTGGCCGGGGCCGAGAAGCAGGCGGACGCGCTCGCCACCGAGGCCCGCAAGGCCCTGGACTCCCAGCAGTTGCTCGTCACCCGGCAGAAGAAGCAGCGCGACGAGGTCGTACGGCAGCTCGGCGAGGTGCAGAAGCTGCTCGCCACCCTCACCGCTGAGCAGCTGTCCCGGCTGGCCGCGCGCGAACGCGCCGACGACGCCGAGGCCCAGCGCGCGCTGGAAGCCTCCGGCCGCCTCGGCAGCCCCACCGGCTCCGGCCGCACGAGCGGTCCGGGCGACCCCGGCGGCCCCGGCAGCGGGGGCGACCCCGACGGCTCGGACGGCTCCGGCGGCTCCGGTCGTGCGGACGGCGGCTCCGGTGGCGACGCCGACAGCCCGGGGGCACCCGGTTCGCCCGGTCCGGCGGCGGGCCGGCCCGGGGTCGCCGTCCGTACGCCGACCGCGGCGGGCGGCGCGGCCGTCACGTATGCCGCCGCGCAGCTCGGCAAACCGTACGTGTGGGGCGCCGAGGGCCCCGCGTCGTTCGACTGCTCGGGGCTCACCTCACAGGCCTGGGCGCACGCCGGGCGGCCCATCCCGCGCACCAGCCAGGAGCAGTGGGCGCAACTGCCCAGGGTGCCGCTGGACCAGCTGCGCCCGGGCGACCTGGTCGTGTACTTCCCGAAGGCCACCCACGTGGCGATCTACCTCGGGGACGGCAAGGTGGTGCAGGCGCCGCGGCCCGGCGCCCGGGTGAAGGTGTCGCCGATCGCCGCCAACCCGCTGCTGGGCGCGGTGCGTCCGGACCCGCTCGGTCAGCCGCTGCCGGCGGCCTCGTACACCCCGCCGCGACTTCCCGGGGAGGCCGCGGCGGGTGACGACAGCGGTTACGCCTCGGAGTCGGCGCCCGCGGAAGCTGCGGAGGCGGAGGCGGGCTCCGGCTCGGGCTCCGGCTCCGGCTCGGAGCCGGAAGCGGACGCGGAGGCGGACACCTCGGCGAGGTAG